The genomic interval TTGGACGATCCTCCTCATGGGGGCACCACGCCCCGGTACTGCCTGATTGCGGCGGCCGACCACCGACACGTCCGCAATGAAAAATCGGCGGAAGACACCTGTCCTCCGCCGATGGGCGTCGCGTTCAGCGGGACAATCGCGCCCGCGTCCATGTTTCGCGAACCCGGCCGGCAAGCACGCGCGCCGCCGCCGGGTGAGAAGCAGATGCTTCTGCTTGTTGCCCGAATCCGTTCCGGGCAACCGTCATGGGCCGTATTCTATCACGCTATTTTTCCCTTGTCAACCGAACGTCTTGGCGGCTGTTCCACAATCGGCGCCCAAAGGCGTATTGAGGCTCGAAAATAGGCCTGAAAGCCAATAAAGATGCCGTTTGTTGGGCGACGAACGTCTGCGCGTTTGATCATTGTGTTCTTGATCAAAGGATGCGATGGTAAAGCGGCAAGATGCCGCTTCTACCGTAGACGCGACATCTTGCCGTGTTCCCGGCGTGCGGAGCGCATGCCGTTCTTTGCCACGCGCCGGCGCATTCCAGTAGACTTGACAGAGACATTGTGGCGAGAATGGATTGGGAAAAAAGTATGCGACATTCTTTTGAACATTTCGTGTTGGGGATGATGGTGATTGCGGCAATAGCCGCAGGGCCGGTTTCGGCGCAGACGGCGTCTTCGGCGCCGCAAGAACTCGTTACTCCGGCGTTGGTCATGGAACCCGAAACGGTGCTGATCGACCAGGAAGGCGCGGGGAAACTTTTCCGGGTGGACAACCAATGCCTGCTGGTCATGGAGGGAACTCCGGCCGAAATGGGGTTTCAGCACGGACGCCTGCTCGCGAAACAAATTCGGCATATCATCCGGGAAGGCTACATGGCCAAGGCTTTTTACGCCAAGGGATATTCCAGGGAATACATTGCCGCGCAATCCGAACGCATGGAAAAACATTTTCCCCCGGAATATATCGAGGAAATGAAGGGGCTGGTCAAGGGACTCGAGGCGGCCGGTGTGACGGACATTGCCTATGAGGATATCCGGACGGCCGTCACGCAGGCGGAAATCGCCCATCACAAGCCCAACGATCCGCCGGAATTGAATCGTCCCGGCACGGCGGCCCCGGCCGAACACTGCTCGAATTTCGCGGTGTGGGGCCAGTGGACGAAAGACGGGCGGTTGCTGCACGGGCGCAACCTGGATTGGAATATCGAGGACGGTGCGCAGGAAAACGCGGTCATTCTCGTTTGGCGGCCCAAGGGAGGCATTCCATTCATGATGCCGGGCTGGTCCGGGGGGATCGGAAGCGTCAGCGGAATGAACGCGGAGGGTATCACGATTGGGGAGATGACCTCGGTGTCCTCGGAAGAGACCTTCGACGGTCTTCCCCTGATGCTTCTGATGCGGCGGGTGCTCGAAAAGGCCGCCACGCTCGACGAGGCCGTCGCCATCATCGAGAAAGGCCCGCGCACCACGGGCTGGAATTTCATAATGGGTGATGGAAAAATTCCAAGCGCGCGGGCGCTTGAGGTGGATGCCGTCTCCTGCGGCGTGTTCGGTCCGCTCGACCCGAAGGAAACGGAGCGAACCGGGCACTGGGCGATGAAGGACGCGATCCGGCGGACAAACCACCCGATCGGCGAGGCCCAATTGCTCAAACTGGTCCTTCGATACGGCGCCCAATACGGTATTGATGCCGGAAATCTGCAGGCGGCCCTTCCCCTGCTCAAAATGCAAAACACATGGAAACGCTACGACTGGATTGGCAAGCAGATAGAGGCGCCTCCCGGAGGAATGGATGTGGCCGCGGCGGCGCAATTGCTGGCCAATCCGCCCGTTGGCGGACCGGACACCGAAACGTTGCACGCCTTGATATGCGATCCGGCGAACAAGACGGCGTACGTGGCCGTGGCCGGCGCCAATCCGCCCGTGCCGGCGCCGTTGACCCGTTTTGTTAAAATCGGGTTGGCCCAATGGTTTGCGCGATGACCGGGCCACGCCCTTTCAGGACTGAAATACAGGAGTTTTTACATGCCGTTTGGCCGATCTGAAATGCATGAGATTTTCCGGCGCACGGAAATTATCCGCCGGCCCACGTATGGAATCATCAGCGGCTACCATGAACTGCCTTACGTGTGTCTGGGCGGCGCGTGCGAACATGG from Candidatus Hydrogenedentota bacterium carries:
- a CDS encoding C45 family autoproteolytic acyltransferase/hydrolase, which encodes MRHSFEHFVLGMMVIAAIAAGPVSAQTASSAPQELVTPALVMEPETVLIDQEGAGKLFRVDNQCLLVMEGTPAEMGFQHGRLLAKQIRHIIREGYMAKAFYAKGYSREYIAAQSERMEKHFPPEYIEEMKGLVKGLEAAGVTDIAYEDIRTAVTQAEIAHHKPNDPPELNRPGTAAPAEHCSNFAVWGQWTKDGRLLHGRNLDWNIEDGAQENAVILVWRPKGGIPFMMPGWSGGIGSVSGMNAEGITIGEMTSVSSEETFDGLPLMLLMRRVLEKAATLDEAVAIIEKGPRTTGWNFIMGDGKIPSARALEVDAVSCGVFGPLDPKETERTGHWAMKDAIRRTNHPIGEAQLLKLVLRYGAQYGIDAGNLQAALPLLKMQNTWKRYDWIGKQIEAPPGGMDVAAAAQLLANPPVGGPDTETLHALICDPANKTAYVAVAGANPPVPAPLTRFVKIGLAQWFAR